The following proteins are encoded in a genomic region of Fusarium keratoplasticum isolate Fu6.1 chromosome 9, whole genome shotgun sequence:
- a CDS encoding Endothiapepsin — translation MAPLFVTFLSACLAFGAVVTGCPVRPVQDQQFSVEQVRNPSYVANCPKALARAYIKYGASLPEGLAEVMRNTKSTKAKRASGTGTVVTTPEDGEVEWLTPIQIGTPGQVLNLDLDTGSGDLWVFTNTTQGASQRTSYNPDKSSTSRKLNGYTFSIQYGDGSTSSGDVYLDKVSAGRLSVNNQAVETANRVSGSFDSEPNLDGLMGLGLSSLNTVRPRPQKTFFDNAIPQLRSPVFTANLRRQRPGTYNFGYIDNTTYTGNIGYVPVDSSRGWWQFTSSGYAVGTDKIGRTSINGIADTGTTLLLLPNTVNRAYYAKVSGSRFDSRMNAYTFGCSTNLPTFSFAVGGVTITIPGTYLNFGATTSDGKTCYGSLQPSDNIGINIFGDIALKAAFVVFDGGQKRIGWARKPL, via the coding sequence ATGGCACCCTTGTTCGTGACTTTCCTCTCGGCATGTCTGGCCTTCGGGGCTGTTGTCACTGGCTGTCCCGTTCGCCCAGTTCAGGATCAACAGTTCTCCGTGGAGCAGGTCAGGAACCCTAGTTACGTTGCCAACTGCCCCAAGGCTCTCGCCAGGGCATATATCAAATACGGAGCCTCTCTGCCTGAAGGTCTCGCTGAGGTCATGCGCAACACCAAGTCCACTAAGGCCAAGCGAGCCAGTGGCACTGGAACTGTTGTCACCACGCCCGAGGACGGTGAAGTTGAGTGGTTGACGCCCATCCAGATTGGCACTCCAGGCCAAGTGCTCAACCTGGACTTGGACACGGGCTCTGGAGATCTCTGGGTCTTCACCAATACCACCCAAGGAGCCAGTCAACGCACCAGCTACAACCCTGATAAGAGCAGCACTTCCAGGAAGCTCAACGGCTATACATTTAGCATCCAATATGGGGACGGCAGTACGTCTTCTGGGGATGTCTATCTCGACAAGGTCTCTGCTGGCCGCTTGAGTGTCAACAACCAGGCTGTCGAGACTGCCAACAGGGTCTCTGGCAGCTTCGACTCGGAGCCAAACCTCGACGGCCTCATGGGTCTGGGCCTCAGCTCTCTCAACACTGTCAGGCCTAGGCCGCAAAAGACGTTCTTCGACAACGCCATCCCACAGCTTCGCTCCCCCGTCTTCACCGCAAATCTGAGGCGTCAAAGGCCTGGAACCTACAACTTTGGTTACATCGACAACACCACCTACACCGGAAACATTGGATACGTGCCTGTTGATTCCTCTCGCGGTTGGTGGCAGTTCACCTCCAGCGGCTACGCCGTTGGCACCGACAAGATTGGCCGCACGTCGATCAACGGCATTGCCGATACCGGCACCAcacttctccttcttcccaACACTGTCAACCGAGCGTACTATGCCAAGGTCAGCGGGTCAAGATTCGATTCAAGGATGAACGCCTACACCTTCGGATGCAGCACCAACCTGCCCACCTTCAGCTTTGCTGTTGGCGGTGTAACAATCACCATTCCCGGCACATACCTAAACTTTGGCGCCACCACGAGTGACGGTAAGACTTGTTACGGCAGTCTTCAGCCTAGCGACAACATCGGTATTAACATCTTTGGTGACATCGCCctcaaggctgcctttgTAGTTTTTGATGGAGGCCAGAAGCGAATTGGATGGGCCAGGAAGCCCCTGTAA
- a CDS encoding FAD-binding PCMH-type domain-containing protein gives MSGRRESNSKQAPAAAQHGQTDQATVNPLVLPPGTSSTTFQEFIVAVKEISGSENVTIVSSSEQCNKRDYLDQSKVHDMFHLTGPEHFISSALITPRDVAEVQAIVRLCNKFEIPLWPLSIGRNIGYGGAAPRVPGSITIDLGKHMNKVLKVDVEGAYALVEPGVTFADLHQYLVDNNLRDKLWIDVPDLGGGSVLGNTIERGVGYTPYGDHFMMHCGMEVILPDGTLVRTGMGALPNPDADPNAPPHEQEPNSAWQLFNYGFGPYNDGIFSQSSLGIVVKMGIWLMVNPGGYQSYLITIPKDKDLHQAIEIIRPLRTSMVLQNVPTVRHILLDAAVMGNRASYTSSKKPLNDLELDEIAKKLNLGRWNFYGALYGPEPVRKVMWEVVKNAFSAIPGVKFYFPEDMPDNVVLQTRHLTLQGIPTYTELEWVNWLPNGAHLFFSPIAKVTGDDAMAQYQLTRSRCEEANFDFIGTFVVGMREMHHIVCLVFDRADEDSCRRAHQLISTLIDDAARKGWGEYRTHLALMDQIAGTYNFNNNAQMHLNTLIKDALDPKGIIAPGKNGIWPKNYDPKRFAVAPAPLTPGPRL, from the exons ATGTCCGGCCGTCGAGAATCCAACTCGAAACAGGCCCCTGCGGCCGCGCAGCATGGGCAGACGGACCAAGCCACTGTCAACCCTTTGGTCCTACCCCCAGGAACATCCAGCACTACCTTCCAGGAGTTCATTGTTGcggtcaaggagatcagCGGATCCGAGAATGTCACCATcgtcagcagcagcgagcAATGCAACAAACGGGACTACCTTGACCAGAGCAAGGTCCATGATATGTTCCACCTCACTGGTCCAGAGCATTTCATATCCTCGGCACTTATTACCCCGCGCGATGTCGCCGAAGTCCAAGCCATTGTTAGGCTATGCAATAAGTTCGAGATCCCCCTTTGGCCCTTATCTATTGGCCGGAATATCGGGTATGGGGGAGCGGCGCCCCGAGTCCCCGGATCTATTACTATTGACCTCGGAAAACATATGAATAAGGTTTTGAaagttgatgttgagggAGCTTACGCATTGGTCGAACCTGGAGTGACGTTTGCAGATCTTCATCAGTACTTGGTCGACAATAATCTCCGTGATAAGCTCTGGATTGATGTGCCGGACCTGGGAGGAGGCTCTGTTCTGGGAAACACAATTGAAAGAGGCGTGGGCTATACGCCATATG GGGACCACTTTATGATGCATTGCGGCATGGAAG TTATCCTCCCGGATGGAACGCTCGTTCGCACGGGAATGGGTGCACTCCCAAACCCTGATGCAGATCCCAACGCACCGCCGCACGAGCAAGAGCCTAATTCGGCCTGGCAGCTTTTCAACTATGGATTCGGCCCATATAATGATGGGATCTTCAGTCAATCTTCCCTCGGAATTGTAGTGAAAATGGGTATTTGGCTCATGGTTAACCCCGGTGGCTATCAATCCTACCTAATTACTATTCCTAAGGATAAGGATCTACACCAGGCCATCGAGATCATTAGACCACTTCGAACTTCAATGGTCCTCCAGAACGTTCCGACCGTTAGACATATTCTACTCGACGCAGCTGTCATG GGTAATCGCGCATCATACACATCCTCAAAGAAGCCTCTCAATGACTTAGAACTCGATGAAATTGCAAAGAAATTAAACCTTGGGCGCTGGAACTTTTATGGGGCGCTTTATGGCCCCGAACCAGTCAGGAAGGTTATGTGGGAGGTTGTGAAGAATGCCTTCTCAGCTATCCCTGGTGTGAAGTTCTACTTCCCAGAGGATATGCCTGATAATGTCGTCCTACAAACTCGGCATCTTACGCTTCAAGGTATTCCCACCTACACAGAGCTAGAATGGGT GAACTGGCTACCTAACGGCGCacatctcttcttctcgcctaTCGCCAAAGTCACCGGTGACGATGCCATGGCGCAATACCAGCTGACTCGGAGCCGTTGCGAGGAAGCTAACTTCGATTTCATCGGTACCTTTGTCGTTGGCATGCGTGAGATGCATCATATTGTTTGCCTTGTTTTTGACAGGGCCGATGAGGATTCATGTCGCCGCGCACACCAGCTTATCAGCACGCTTATAGACGACGCAGCGAGGAAGGGTTGGGGAGAGTACCGCACACACTTGGCCCTAATGGATCAGATTGCGGGAACAtacaacttcaacaacaaTGCACAGATGCACTTGAATACCCTCATCAAGGATGCTCTGGATCCAAAAGGTATTATTGCCCCGGGGAAGAATGGTATCTGGCCCAAGAACTATGATCCGAAGAGGTTCGCCGTGGCACCGGCCCCTTTGACTCCAGGTCCGCGGCTATAG
- a CDS encoding Alcohol dehydrogenase (Alcohol dehydrogenase [Fusarium avenaceum]) yields the protein MANKQESSHKVAVVVRSGSGFTFEIRSTTIPSLRPWEVLVKVSVTGVCGTDLSLAAGHLGPCRDVLGHEGVGCVVQVGPGVDPTTIKAGDRVGIAWVRDVCGQCPCCRHPGGETRCLEQQNSGRKWDGTFAEYCVVPSRYVLKIPNDPNLPDELVAPILCGGVTAYKALKICRAVPGEWVAIIGAGGGVGGLAVQYAKSMGYRVAAIDIGPAKDLCLAMGAEVYFDASDPELAATLRKLTPDEAGASAVIVTAGSGKAYQCALDILAVLGTLVCVGIPPLDQAMNLHPLMVIDRGITVVGTLVGTRTETLEALEFVRRGVVKPKVNLLGFEELDQAAKKSAANTGKVVLKF from the exons ATGGCAAACAAGCAAGAGTCCAGCCACAAAGTTGCGGTTGTAGTG CGATCAGGCTCCGGCTTCACTTTCGAAATCCGATCGACGACAATCCCATCACTCCGCCCTTGGGAAGTTCTCGTGAAGGTCTCCGTCACCGGCGTATGTGGCACCGACTTATCGCTCGCGGCCGGTCATCTTGGCCCATGCCGTGATGTCCTCGGCCATGAAGGCGTTGGCTGCGTAGTGCAGGTCGGCCCCGGCGTAGACCCGACTACTATCAAAGCTGGCGACCGAGTCGGCATTGCGTGGGTCCGTGACGTCTGTGGCCAGTGCCCTTGTTGCCGCCATCCTGGGGGTGAAACTCGGTGCCTAGAGCAGCAGAATTCGGGCCGCAAGTGGGATGGGACCTTTGCCGAGTACTGCGTCGTGCCTAGCCGCTATGTCTTAAAGATCCCAAACGACCCTAACCTGCCAGATGAGTTAGTTGCGCCTATCCTATGCGGTGGAGTCACTGCGTATAAGGCCTTGAAGATTTGTAGGGCTGTGCCGGGGGAATGGGTCGCGATTATAGGTGCAGGCGGTGGTGTCGGGGGACTGGCAGTCCAGTATGCCAAGTCAATGGGCTATCGCGTGGCTGCAATTGACATTGGGCCCGCCAAGGACCTCTGTCTTGCGATGGGAGCGGAAGTATACTTCGACGCATCTGATCCAGAACTGGCAGCGACTCTAAGGAAGCTGACTCCGGATGAGGCCGGAGCAAGTGCAGTCATCGTCACGGCAGGATCCGGGAAAGCTTATCAGTGCGCGCTTGATATCCTCGCGGTCCTTGGTACGCTAGTCTGTGTAGGTATACCTCCACTAGACCAAGCCATGAACTTGCACCCCCTCATGGTCATCGATAGAGGTATCACAGTTGTTGGTACACTGGTGGGCACGCGAACTGAAACGTTGGAGGCTCTCGAGTTTGTTAGGAGAGGGGTTGTGAAGCCAAAAGTGAACTTGCTGGGCTTCGAGGAACTCGATCAGGCTGCCAAAAAGTCTGCCGCT AATACCGGCAAGGTTGTGCTCAAGTTTTGA